In one window of Meiothermus sp. DNA:
- the ligA gene encoding NAD-dependent DNA ligase LigA, translated as MSTPKQRVQELREQIRYHNYRYFVLDDPVISDAEYDRLMRELKALEEAHPELVTPDSPTQTVGAQLYETTFEAVPHPSRMFSLGNAFSREDIENFESSINRALGAEEPREYVLEYKIDGLSVNLIYRDGVLRRGLTRGDGTVGEDITPNLLTIDDVPRRLQEPLSLEVRGEIYLPIQAFLELNAKLEEEGAAPFKNPRNAAAGSLRQKDPRVSASRGLRGLFYGVGRPEAFGVATQVELLKKLEELGFSVEPHYRVVHGVEGVEEGYRAMLARRRALAFEADGVTVKLNNLALWSELGYTAKTPRFAIAYKFPAEEKPTRVLNVVFQVGRTGRVTPVAELEPITLDGSTVSRVTLHNESYVQELGLRIGDTVLVHKSGGVIPEVLRVLTDAPRGHKPVEWPHRCPECNTELVLSGKIHLCPNPLCPAKAFESIRHFASRRAMDIQGLGEKLIEQLLEAGLVKDAADLYRLRKEDVAALERMAEKSAQNLIEQIESSKSRGLERLLFALGIPQVGETTARALAKRFGHLDNILLATVDELDAVPDIAEVTAQAIHNALSKPEMRRFIERLRAAGVSFEARERQKSNVLEGLTFVLTGELSRPRDEVARELEALGAKVSGSVSKKTSYVVAGPGAGSKLAKAQELGVPVLDENGLAHLLRTKTQRH; from the coding sequence ATGTCTACGCCTAAACAGCGAGTTCAGGAACTACGGGAACAAATTCGCTACCACAACTATCGCTACTTTGTCCTTGACGACCCGGTTATTTCCGATGCCGAGTACGATCGCTTGATGCGCGAACTCAAGGCGTTGGAGGAAGCGCACCCCGAACTGGTTACACCCGACTCACCTACGCAAACCGTGGGCGCCCAGCTCTACGAGACCACTTTCGAAGCGGTGCCCCATCCAAGCCGCATGTTTTCGCTGGGCAATGCCTTTAGTCGCGAGGACATCGAAAATTTTGAGTCCAGCATTAACCGTGCTCTGGGCGCTGAAGAGCCGCGTGAGTATGTGCTGGAGTATAAAATTGACGGTTTGTCGGTCAATCTGATTTACCGCGATGGCGTGCTGCGTCGGGGCCTGACCCGGGGTGACGGCACGGTGGGGGAGGACATTACCCCCAACCTGCTCACCATTGACGATGTGCCGCGCCGACTGCAGGAGCCCTTAAGCCTCGAGGTGCGGGGTGAAATCTATCTACCCATTCAAGCCTTTCTGGAGTTGAATGCGAAGTTGGAAGAGGAGGGTGCGGCGCCCTTCAAGAATCCCCGCAACGCTGCAGCCGGTAGCTTGCGGCAAAAAGACCCCAGGGTAAGTGCCAGCCGGGGCTTGCGCGGCCTGTTTTATGGGGTGGGAAGGCCCGAAGCTTTTGGTGTGGCCACCCAGGTCGAGTTGCTGAAGAAGCTAGAGGAACTGGGGTTTTCGGTAGAGCCCCATTACCGTGTGGTACATGGTGTGGAGGGGGTTGAGGAGGGGTATCGGGCTATGCTGGCCCGTCGTCGGGCGCTGGCTTTTGAAGCCGATGGGGTGACGGTCAAACTCAATAACCTGGCCCTCTGGTCGGAACTCGGCTACACTGCCAAAACCCCCCGCTTTGCCATTGCGTACAAGTTTCCTGCCGAAGAGAAGCCCACGAGGGTATTGAATGTGGTGTTTCAGGTTGGGCGTACTGGACGGGTCACGCCGGTGGCTGAACTCGAGCCCATCACGCTGGATGGCTCCACCGTCAGCCGGGTTACCCTGCACAATGAAAGCTACGTGCAGGAGCTGGGCTTGCGGATTGGCGATACCGTACTGGTGCACAAATCCGGCGGGGTCATTCCCGAGGTGCTGCGTGTTTTGACCGATGCGCCCAGAGGCCACAAGCCCGTAGAATGGCCTCATCGTTGCCCAGAATGCAATACCGAGCTTGTACTGTCGGGCAAAATTCATCTCTGCCCCAACCCCTTGTGTCCAGCTAAAGCTTTTGAGTCTATCCGTCACTTTGCCAGCCGCCGGGCCATGGACATTCAAGGTCTGGGGGAAAAACTCATCGAGCAGCTTCTGGAGGCTGGTTTGGTCAAGGACGCCGCCGACCTCTACCGGCTCCGTAAAGAGGACGTAGCGGCCCTCGAGCGCATGGCCGAGAAGAGTGCCCAGAACCTGATCGAGCAGATAGAAAGCAGCAAAAGTCGCGGTCTTGAGCGGCTTTTATTTGCCCTGGGCATTCCGCAGGTAGGCGAGACCACTGCCAGGGCCCTAGCTAAGCGCTTTGGCCATCTGGACAATATCCTCTTGGCCACAGTGGACGAGCTTGATGCAGTACCGGACATTGCCGAAGTCACCGCCCAGGCTATCCACAATGCCCTTTCCAAACCCGAGATGCGCCGTTTTATAGAGCGCCTGCGGGCTGCCGGGGTTAGTTTTGAGGCCAGAGAGAGGCAAAAAAGCAACGTACTGGAAGGCCTTACCTTCGTGCTTACCGGAGAACTCTCCCGCCCCCGGGATGAGGTGGCGCGGGAACTCGAGGCCCTGGGGGCCAAAGTATCCGGCTCGGTCAGTAAGAAAACCAGTTACGTGGTCGCGGGGCCAGGTGCAGGCTCCAAACTGGCCAAAGCCCAGGAGCTGGGTGTTCCTGTGCTAGACGAGAACGGTTTGGCCCACTTGCTACGGACAAAAACTCAGCGGCATTGA
- a CDS encoding glycosyl hydrolase family 28-related protein: MNSLRCILLVLLALAALLGGCAQTKPGTPPPPPSTPPSPPGTPPPPAADWGEEFSGPYPSWKSVKDYGAKGDGVSDDTAAIQRALDNLKTVKDNPWSVLYFPAGRYRITATLRTQRNAHDDYLGAQIVGEHPESTLLVWDGPSGGTMMRWDAWYDKLSRLTFDGQGRAANGLVRAGGFATYGELSDLIFRDISGTCLNFGNGEENGVAEQAVLRSRFYRCGIGLATQNYNSLDIYAWYNYFEDNTTAMFNAAGAFHVYESRFVRSKEADLRSGVNMVSSLVNNLSVGSKAFIRGFLANVYLQGNRVYATTETPLELTDADPVVLVDNMVQAPAGQPAVRLPGKNALLIGNTFSGPTYWPVRVPEQPFNHGFGTIAQPVERAVDGSPSTYTTLGMWRYDAGIQWNTPPGTRRTAVRYALRSAQGLPDARPDPQDFALFGSNDWGSSWVRLDLRTGERFSPGQRKEYVLASPQAFALYELRVLKNTLGQVPGQEPGGWVSLAEFELLDETGKQITAEVGGLVQGADEDWGRLYADPNSMTPQSTGSPPEVKPWDFVPRKDRPLVSVTAFTGEAVQQAINQAATLPAGSRPVVHLPKGRYRVSSTITVPAGVELSLVGDGAGYRGSSLAWEGAGSGPVLRLAGPSRATLRDLEVMGGSMNGADALVIEGADGPGGRVYGSQVLSNGPGSPNNAALAFEVLNLRQTEVTMTAFGMSSFLGGVRVIGGGGRVDFLTGASSQGSSLFEVRQGGRLVVTGMWYEGNPTAMAPLIDLGAQSSGRLALGSLMLSVILPGQPLVRTSGYAGSLSIISSQLDHRDSSRLEFTGDGRNTQVLGAGNHYPLFTDPAPNKPVDQLWRDTTAPAGQIAQVVSDYPALTNKVVGAQPDLEFVKAQLEPLRTVNTSPALNRPAGVTDVKLLRVVLNASIGRTGLQVRGN, from the coding sequence GTGAACTCTCTTCGTTGTATCCTGCTCGTCCTGCTGGCTCTGGCGGCACTCCTAGGTGGCTGCGCCCAGACCAAGCCCGGCACTCCACCTCCCCCGCCCAGCACTCCACCTTCCCCGCCCGGCACCCCACCTCCCCCTGCCGCCGACTGGGGCGAGGAGTTCAGCGGCCCTTACCCGAGCTGGAAAAGCGTGAAGGACTACGGGGCTAAGGGGGACGGGGTGAGCGACGACACCGCCGCCATCCAGCGGGCCCTTGACAACCTCAAGACAGTGAAGGATAACCCCTGGAGCGTGCTCTACTTCCCGGCGGGGCGCTACCGCATCACTGCCACCCTTCGCACCCAGCGCAACGCCCATGACGACTACCTGGGTGCCCAGATAGTGGGCGAGCACCCCGAGAGCACCCTCCTCGTCTGGGATGGCCCTTCTGGCGGCACTATGATGCGCTGGGATGCCTGGTACGACAAGCTCAGCCGCCTGACCTTCGACGGACAGGGGCGGGCCGCGAACGGTCTGGTGCGGGCCGGAGGGTTCGCTACCTACGGGGAGCTGAGCGACCTGATCTTTCGCGACATCAGCGGCACCTGTCTCAACTTCGGTAATGGTGAGGAGAACGGGGTGGCCGAGCAGGCCGTGCTGCGCAGCCGTTTCTACCGCTGTGGCATCGGGTTGGCAACCCAGAACTACAACTCGCTCGACATCTACGCCTGGTATAACTATTTCGAGGACAACACCACCGCGATGTTCAACGCTGCCGGGGCCTTCCACGTTTACGAGAGCCGCTTCGTGCGCTCGAAGGAGGCCGATCTGCGCTCTGGTGTGAACATGGTAAGTTCCCTGGTGAACAACCTCTCGGTGGGGTCAAAAGCTTTCATCCGGGGCTTCCTGGCCAATGTCTACCTCCAAGGCAACCGGGTTTATGCCACCACCGAAACCCCACTTGAACTCACCGACGCCGACCCGGTGGTGCTCGTGGACAACATGGTGCAGGCACCAGCCGGACAGCCCGCTGTGCGGCTGCCGGGCAAGAACGCCCTCCTGATCGGTAACACCTTCTCAGGCCCCACCTACTGGCCGGTGCGCGTTCCCGAGCAGCCCTTCAACCACGGCTTTGGCACTATCGCCCAGCCTGTCGAACGCGCGGTAGACGGTAGCCCCTCCACCTACACCACCCTGGGCATGTGGCGCTACGATGCAGGTATCCAGTGGAACACCCCGCCCGGTACCCGCCGCACCGCCGTGCGTTATGCTCTGCGCTCAGCCCAGGGCCTGCCGGATGCCCGGCCCGACCCCCAGGATTTCGCCCTCTTCGGCTCGAACGATTGGGGCTCGAGCTGGGTTCGGCTCGACCTGCGCACCGGAGAGCGCTTCAGCCCTGGGCAGCGCAAGGAGTACGTCCTCGCCTCCCCCCAGGCTTTCGCCCTCTACGAACTGCGAGTTCTTAAGAATACCCTTGGCCAGGTTCCTGGGCAGGAGCCGGGAGGCTGGGTGAGCCTGGCCGAGTTCGAGCTTCTGGACGAGACCGGAAAGCAGATCACCGCTGAGGTCGGCGGTTTGGTTCAGGGCGCGGACGAGGATTGGGGTCGACTCTATGCCGACCCCAACAGCATGACGCCCCAAAGCACCGGCTCACCTCCGGAGGTCAAGCCCTGGGACTTCGTCCCCCGTAAAGATCGACCCCTAGTTTCCGTGACAGCTTTCACCGGGGAGGCCGTGCAGCAGGCAATCAACCAGGCTGCTACCTTGCCCGCAGGCAGCCGACCGGTGGTTCATCTGCCCAAAGGCCGCTACCGGGTCAGTAGCACCATCACCGTGCCCGCTGGAGTTGAACTCTCGCTGGTGGGCGACGGGGCCGGGTATCGCGGCTCGAGTCTGGCCTGGGAGGGAGCGGGGTCTGGGCCGGTGTTGCGGCTTGCGGGACCCAGCCGAGCCACCCTGCGCGACCTGGAGGTGATGGGCGGCAGCATGAACGGGGCTGATGCCCTGGTGATCGAAGGGGCCGACGGGCCGGGCGGGCGAGTCTACGGCAGTCAGGTGCTTTCCAACGGGCCCGGCAGCCCCAACAACGCCGCCTTAGCCTTCGAGGTGCTTAATCTGCGCCAGACCGAGGTAACCATGACCGCCTTCGGGATGTCGAGTTTTCTGGGGGGGGTACGGGTTATTGGGGGCGGGGGGCGGGTTGATTTTTTGACGGGAGCTTCCTCGCAAGGCTCCAGCTTGTTCGAGGTGCGGCAGGGGGGACGACTGGTCGTGACTGGCATGTGGTATGAAGGTAACCCCACCGCCATGGCCCCGCTGATCGACCTCGGGGCGCAGTCCAGCGGGCGATTGGCGCTGGGCAGCTTGATGTTGTCGGTAATCCTCCCCGGTCAGCCGCTGGTACGCACCTCCGGCTACGCCGGGAGCTTGAGCATTATCTCTTCTCAGCTCGACCACCGCGATTCCTCCCGACTCGAGTTCACCGGAGACGGCAGAAACACCCAGGTTTTGGGAGCCGGTAACCACTACCCGCTTTTCACTGACCCTGCCCCCAACAAGCCAGTAGACCAGCTTTGGCGGGATACCACCGCCCCCGCCGGGCAGATTGCGCAGGTTGTGAGTGACTACCCGGCGCTCACCAACAAGGTTGTGGGGGCCCAGCCCGACCTCGAGTTCGTGAAGGCCCAACTCGAGCCGCTGCGCACCGTAAACACCAGCCCCGCTCTCAACCGGCCCGCCGGGGTTACGGACGTGAAGCTCTTACGCGTGGTTCTGAACGCCTCCATCGGGCGCACCGGGTTGCAGGTAAGAGGCAACTGA
- a CDS encoding BMP family protein, with the protein MKKLVVLGVAMATALGLGLAQEIRVGMAFDAGGKNDRSFNQSTFEGAQRAAKELGVKVFDFEPGDPGQVGQGIRRFAEEGFDLIVGVGFANEPSITKNAQEFKDIKFAVIDSVPCEGKCDNAVGLVFREHEGSYLVGYIAGRTTNTGVVGFVGGMDIPLIHKFEQGYRAGAIAGMRERNIANPRVLINYVGNTPAAWNDPGKAKEIATAQSKQGADIIYAAAGASGLGVLDFVKQQRCLKQNELPSGVRFISNNGSAVPRYAAYNQSCPAATTRPMFMIGVDANQNYLGDTDNNPRTLNHVLTSMLKRVDVATYDVIKAVKENTFKGGVREFGLNNNGVGYSLDDYNRALIPQAVINRLAVLRSQIISGAIKVPDKR; encoded by the coding sequence ATGAAGAAACTCGTAGTGCTCGGTGTTGCCATGGCTACCGCATTGGGGCTGGGCCTGGCCCAGGAAATCCGTGTGGGCATGGCTTTCGACGCAGGTGGTAAAAACGACCGCAGCTTCAACCAGTCTACCTTTGAGGGTGCCCAGCGGGCTGCCAAGGAGCTAGGCGTCAAGGTCTTTGACTTTGAGCCCGGTGACCCGGGCCAGGTAGGCCAGGGCATCCGCCGTTTTGCCGAGGAAGGCTTCGACTTGATCGTGGGAGTGGGTTTTGCCAACGAGCCCTCGATTACCAAAAATGCCCAGGAATTCAAGGACATCAAGTTCGCGGTGATTGACTCCGTGCCTTGCGAAGGCAAGTGCGACAACGCCGTTGGTCTGGTCTTCCGCGAGCACGAAGGTAGCTACCTGGTAGGCTACATCGCAGGCCGCACCACCAACACCGGCGTGGTGGGCTTTGTGGGCGGCATGGACATCCCGCTCATCCACAAGTTTGAGCAGGGCTACCGGGCCGGGGCCATCGCGGGTATGCGCGAGCGCAACATCGCCAACCCCCGCGTGCTCATCAACTATGTGGGCAACACCCCTGCCGCCTGGAACGACCCCGGTAAGGCTAAGGAAATCGCCACCGCTCAGTCCAAGCAGGGTGCCGACATTATCTATGCCGCCGCTGGTGCTTCGGGCCTGGGCGTGCTGGACTTTGTGAAGCAGCAACGTTGCTTGAAGCAAAACGAGCTGCCCTCTGGCGTGCGTTTCATCTCCAACAACGGCTCGGCAGTGCCCCGCTACGCCGCCTACAACCAGTCTTGCCCCGCTGCCACCACCCGCCCCATGTTCATGATTGGGGTAGATGCCAACCAGAACTACCTGGGCGACACCGATAACAACCCCCGCACCCTCAACCATGTGCTCACCTCCATGCTCAAGCGGGTGGATGTGGCCACCTATGATGTAATCAAGGCGGTCAAGGAGAACACCTTCAAGGGTGGGGTGCGCGAGTTCGGCCTGAACAACAATGGTGTGGGTTACTCCCTCGACGACTACAACCGCGCCCTGATTCCTCAAGCGGTCATCAACCGCCTGGCTGTGCTGCGCAGCCAGATCATCTCTGGCGCCATTAAGGTGCCGGACAAACGCTAA
- a CDS encoding Ig-like domain-containing protein: protein MTLASIDLDPSTPGRQSSLNVPGRGTFEARPDGTVVFTPEPGFVGVVTIPYTINDQDNDPNTAPQTSNRANLTVTVSELPAAVDDRAQTPVNTPVNVPVAANDVTNPGQTIVPSTIDLDPDTPGQQTTRTVPGQGTFALQPDGSVRFTPEPGFVGTATTPYTVQDSAGVRTNPANLIITVTPPPPTAADDQARTPFRTPVTLYPSTNDTPGAGGQLVPSTVDLDPSTPGQQTERVVPGKGRFVLLPATNLSNESVQFIPEEGFTGTVSIPYTIQDNFGQTSSPANLTVTVDPPTAPIANNDLASTKRDTPVTLNPAANDTPGLGTGLDPRTIDLDPSTPGQQTRFEVPGQGVFELQPDGKVLFTPAPGFTGTVQAPYTIQDQTGQTSNTARLVVTVNPLPAASNDSATTPFNTPVTLNPLNNDTPSDGATLDPSTLDLDPLTPGVQESFTVPGKGTFSRNPDGSVTFTPAPGFTGTVTIPYTVQDTSGSTTNTANIAITVRAPAVPVARDDSATTPYNTPVTLNPIANDSPGAGATLDPGTLDLDPATPGIQNQVIVPGKGTFVRNPDGSVTFTPVEGFTGTVEVPYTIRDNAGQESNPATIRVEVRGPNLVLEKTAVQGVARIGGSLEYILKATNQGSGASMRQVTLSDLLPVGLEYRPGSSSLNGAAFPDPQITNEGGRQRLVWVVGELAPGQSASLRFATTVTAAAPTSGQLVNAAEASALVGSSLNPVRVNSNVATATVRIEAGVFSDKGTILGRVYFDKNNDNNYTAGVDEPLQGVRVYLSDGRYAVTDEQGRYSLTEVLPGLNTLRVDRLTVPYVPKAIPDDRGLRGTRQVRVEGGGLYTEDFLFENPSSQTAVTRSTRLTVDGQRLEKTLTQVSSNTYTVTLTLTLNKAVNNLRISDPLPSGGSRGAITAPNLQPSLQGSEIRLGNVQPGTYILTYTLSGNIPIDRLITDPDLLWEEVR from the coding sequence TTGACCCTGGCTTCCATTGACCTTGACCCCAGCACGCCAGGCCGGCAGTCCTCCCTTAACGTTCCGGGACGTGGCACCTTTGAGGCCCGCCCCGACGGTACGGTGGTCTTCACCCCGGAGCCGGGCTTTGTCGGCGTGGTGACCATCCCCTACACCATCAACGACCAGGACAACGACCCCAATACCGCGCCCCAGACCTCCAACCGGGCCAACCTGACCGTCACCGTAAGCGAACTGCCGGCGGCAGTCGACGACCGCGCCCAGACCCCGGTGAATACCCCGGTCAACGTGCCCGTTGCGGCCAACGACGTAACCAACCCCGGCCAGACCATCGTGCCCAGCACCATTGACCTCGACCCCGATACCCCCGGCCAGCAGACCACCCGCACCGTGCCGGGGCAGGGTACGTTCGCGCTACAGCCCGATGGCAGCGTGCGCTTCACCCCCGAGCCGGGCTTTGTGGGTACCGCTACCACGCCCTACACCGTGCAGGACAGCGCAGGGGTACGTACCAATCCGGCCAACCTGATCATCACCGTTACCCCACCGCCCCCCACCGCTGCCGACGATCAGGCCCGCACCCCCTTCCGAACCCCGGTTACGCTGTACCCCAGCACCAACGACACGCCGGGCGCGGGCGGGCAGTTGGTACCCAGCACCGTTGACCTTGACCCCAGCACGCCGGGCCAACAAACTGAACGGGTGGTGCCGGGCAAGGGCCGCTTCGTGCTCCTACCGGCCACCAACCTGAGCAATGAGTCGGTACAGTTTATCCCAGAAGAGGGTTTCACCGGCACGGTTAGCATTCCCTACACCATTCAGGACAACTTCGGCCAGACCTCGAGCCCGGCCAACCTGACCGTTACAGTAGACCCGCCCACCGCGCCCATCGCCAATAACGACCTGGCCAGCACCAAGCGGGACACCCCGGTCACCCTGAACCCGGCGGCCAACGACACCCCTGGCCTGGGCACCGGACTCGACCCCCGCACCATTGACCTGGACCCCAGCACCCCAGGCCAGCAGACCCGCTTTGAAGTGCCTGGACAAGGGGTTTTCGAACTTCAACCCGACGGCAAAGTGCTATTCACCCCGGCCCCAGGCTTCACCGGCACGGTACAGGCGCCCTATACCATTCAGGACCAAACCGGCCAGACCTCCAATACCGCCCGTCTGGTGGTGACGGTCAACCCGCTCCCAGCAGCCAGCAACGACAGCGCCACCACCCCCTTCAATACCCCGGTCACGCTGAACCCGCTCAACAACGACACCCCCAGCGATGGCGCCACCCTCGACCCCAGTACCCTCGACCTCGACCCCCTGACCCCAGGGGTGCAGGAGAGCTTCACCGTGCCGGGCAAGGGCACCTTCAGCCGCAATCCCGATGGCAGCGTGACCTTTACGCCCGCGCCGGGCTTCACCGGCACCGTGACCATTCCCTACACGGTTCAGGACACCAGCGGCAGCACCACCAACACCGCCAACATTGCCATTACGGTGCGGGCCCCTGCCGTACCGGTGGCCCGTGACGACAGCGCCACAACGCCCTACAACACGCCGGTCACGCTGAACCCCATTGCCAACGACTCTCCCGGCGCGGGCGCGACCCTGGATCCCGGCACCCTCGACCTCGACCCGGCCACCCCCGGCATCCAGAACCAGGTAATTGTGCCGGGCAAGGGTACCTTTGTGCGAAACCCCGACGGCAGTGTGACCTTCACCCCAGTCGAGGGCTTCACCGGCACGGTGGAGGTGCCCTATACCATTCGCGACAACGCTGGACAGGAGTCTAACCCCGCCACCATCCGGGTAGAGGTGCGGGGCCCCAACCTGGTGCTGGAGAAAACCGCCGTGCAGGGGGTGGCCCGGATTGGGGGAAGCCTCGAGTACATCCTCAAGGCCACCAACCAGGGTTCGGGCGCTTCCATGCGACAGGTCACCCTGAGCGACCTCTTGCCGGTGGGGCTGGAGTACCGCCCGGGCAGCTCGAGCCTCAACGGTGCAGCTTTCCCCGACCCCCAGATCACCAACGAAGGAGGTCGCCAGCGGCTGGTCTGGGTAGTAGGCGAGCTGGCCCCCGGCCAGTCGGCCAGCCTGCGCTTTGCCACCACCGTGACTGCAGCCGCCCCAACCAGCGGCCAGCTGGTCAACGCTGCCGAGGCCAGCGCCCTAGTGGGTAGCTCGCTCAACCCGGTGCGGGTCAACTCCAACGTGGCCACAGCCACCGTGCGAATCGAGGCCGGCGTCTTCAGCGACAAGGGCACCATTCTGGGCCGGGTTTACTTCGACAAGAACAACGACAACAACTACACCGCCGGGGTGGATGAACCCTTGCAAGGGGTGCGGGTCTACCTCTCCGATGGGCGCTACGCCGTTACCGACGAGCAGGGCCGCTATAGCCTGACCGAAGTGCTGCCGGGCCTGAACACCCTGCGGGTAGACCGCCTGACCGTGCCGTATGTGCCCAAGGCTATACCGGATGACCGGGGCCTGCGTGGCACCCGCCAGGTGCGGGTGGAGGGTGGTGGGCTCTACACCGAGGACTTCCTCTTCGAGAACCCCAGCAGCCAGACTGCCGTCACCCGCTCGACCCGCCTGACGGTGGATGGGCAGCGTCTGGAGAAGACCCTTACGCAGGTCTCGAGCAACACCTACACCGTCACCCTGACCCTGACCCTGAACAAGGCCGTAAACAACCTGCGTATTTCCGACCCGCTGCCCTCCGGTGGCAGCCGTGGGGCCATCACCGCGCCAAACCTGCAACCCAGCCTCCAGGGCAGTGAAATCCGCTTGGGCAACGTGCAACCTGGAACCTACATCCTGACCTACACCCTGAGCGGCAACATTCCCATAGACCGCCTGATTACCGACCCCGACCTGCTCTGGGAGGAGGTACGCTGA
- a CDS encoding ABC transporter ATP-binding protein, which yields MNNTVSDPKPQEKGAVALELKNITKRYPLVLANDHISLDVRWGEVLAVVGENGAGKSTLMKIVYGLVKPDQGEIWVNGQKVNITEPGDAIAQGIGMVHQHFMLVDPFTVLENVILGSEPTQGAQLNLAQARAEVESLMKDLEFDLPLDTPVEELPVGLQQRVEILKALYRKAKILILDEPTAVLTPQEADELFDFLHRFVNQGNAVIFISHKLAEVIKLSNRVTVIRDGKVVGTVSTLETNVAQLARMMVGREVILSVDKTEAQPGEAVLKVSNLTIPGKDKKHRLNGVSFEVRAGEIVGIAGVEGNGQTELVEAITGLRPYEGTIEYEGQTLRPNARVVREWGVSHIPEDRNSRGLVLDFTTRENLILGDHYKRPNAGFLGFIDADIIEQEGREIVERFDVRPRSTELAARRYSGGNAQKIIVGRELSRKPRVLVAAQPTRGVDIGAIEFIHENIVKARDAGMAVLLVSADLNEVRSLSDRILVMFEGRIMGELKANEATEEKLGLLMAGITD from the coding sequence ATGAACAATACCGTCTCCGACCCCAAACCGCAGGAAAAGGGTGCGGTGGCCCTCGAGCTCAAAAACATCACCAAACGCTACCCCCTGGTGCTCGCCAACGACCATATCTCGCTGGATGTGCGCTGGGGCGAGGTGCTGGCGGTAGTGGGCGAAAACGGAGCGGGTAAGTCCACCCTGATGAAGATTGTGTACGGCCTGGTCAAACCCGATCAGGGTGAAATCTGGGTTAATGGCCAGAAAGTTAACATCACTGAACCGGGCGATGCCATTGCCCAGGGCATTGGGATGGTGCACCAACACTTCATGCTGGTAGACCCTTTTACCGTGCTGGAAAACGTGATTCTGGGGTCCGAGCCTACCCAGGGGGCCCAGCTCAACCTGGCCCAGGCCCGCGCTGAGGTCGAGAGCTTGATGAAAGACCTCGAGTTCGACCTGCCCCTCGATACGCCTGTAGAGGAACTGCCGGTGGGCTTGCAGCAGCGGGTGGAAATCCTCAAAGCGCTATACCGCAAAGCAAAAATCCTGATTCTGGACGAACCTACGGCCGTGCTTACACCCCAGGAAGCCGACGAGCTTTTTGACTTCTTACACCGCTTCGTGAACCAGGGCAACGCCGTCATTTTTATCAGCCACAAGCTGGCCGAGGTCATCAAGCTATCCAACCGTGTGACCGTCATTCGGGATGGCAAGGTAGTCGGTACGGTTAGCACACTCGAAACCAATGTGGCCCAACTGGCCCGCATGATGGTGGGGCGCGAGGTGATTTTGTCGGTGGACAAAACCGAGGCCCAGCCCGGCGAGGCGGTACTGAAAGTTTCCAACCTGACCATCCCCGGCAAAGACAAAAAGCACCGCCTTAATGGGGTCTCGTTTGAGGTACGGGCAGGTGAGATTGTGGGCATTGCAGGTGTGGAGGGCAACGGCCAGACCGAGTTGGTGGAGGCCATCACGGGCTTGAGGCCTTATGAGGGCACCATTGAGTACGAAGGGCAGACCCTCCGGCCAAACGCTCGAGTCGTGCGTGAATGGGGCGTATCGCACATCCCCGAAGACCGCAACTCCAGGGGTCTGGTGCTGGACTTTACTACCCGCGAGAACCTGATTTTGGGCGACCACTACAAGAGGCCCAACGCAGGCTTCTTAGGTTTCATTGATGCTGACATCATTGAACAGGAAGGCCGCGAAATTGTGGAGCGGTTTGATGTACGCCCCCGAAGCACCGAGCTGGCCGCCCGCCGCTACTCGGGTGGCAATGCTCAAAAAATAATCGTGGGACGCGAGTTAAGCCGCAAGCCCCGGGTGCTGGTGGCTGCCCAGCCTACCCGTGGGGTGGACATTGGCGCGATCGAGTTCATCCACGAAAATATAGTCAAGGCCAGGGATGCGGGCATGGCCGTATTGCTGGTCTCTGCCGACCTCAACGAGGTGCGCTCGCTGTCCGACCGTATTCTGGTCATGTTTGAGGGCCGCATTATGGGTGAACTCAAAGCCAACGAGGCCACTGAGGAAAAGCTGGGGCTCCTGATGGCAGGCATCACGGATTGA